Proteins co-encoded in one Ignavibacteria bacterium genomic window:
- the lexA gene encoding repressor LexA, translating into MPHNSLTEIQKRILDFLIEERTTRGIVPTLAEIAGKFGYKNRATVQQHLGALEKKGYIKRNPRLSRSIEITLEDKYFVPRPVLGEVAAGNPLTIYPDAIDTVELPTIARMPRDSFLLRVKGDSLKDAYIFSGDYVIVNPNITPADGHFVVAILDGAAVVKRFYRKSDRIELHSENPEYAPIIVQKKSHVFKISGVVVGVYRSMEKKTA; encoded by the coding sequence ATGCCGCATAATAGTCTGACAGAAATTCAGAAGAGGATACTCGATTTCCTTATAGAGGAAAGAACCACCAGGGGGATAGTGCCTACGCTGGCGGAAATTGCAGGAAAGTTCGGCTATAAAAACCGGGCTACAGTTCAGCAGCATCTCGGAGCCCTTGAAAAAAAAGGGTATATAAAAAGAAACCCCAGGCTCTCGCGTTCAATAGAAATAACACTTGAGGATAAGTACTTTGTACCCAGGCCCGTGCTGGGAGAAGTTGCAGCGGGCAACCCGCTTACAATATATCCCGATGCCATAGATACGGTGGAGCTTCCTACAATTGCAAGGATGCCCAGGGACTCATTCCTTCTGCGCGTAAAAGGGGACAGCCTTAAGGATGCCTATATCTTCAGCGGAGACTATGTTATAGTTAACCCCAATATAACTCCTGCCGACGGGCACTTCGTGGTTGCCATTCTGGACGGCGCCGCCGTGGTAAAAAGGTTTTACAGGAAAAGTGACCGGATTGAGCTGCATTCGGAAAACCCTGAATATGCTCCTATAATCGTCCAAAAGAAAAGCCACGTCTTTAAGATCTCGGGCGTTGTAGTGGGGGTTTACAGAAGCATGGAAAAGAAGACAGCATGA
- a CDS encoding PAS domain S-box protein, producing the protein MTLKTDILRILNGLKVPSFIVDKDGRILHSNSEGEFIRQEYQSLQNISELFNAESSAIIKQKISESIESLKTITTGGLVLSLGIRGRNEAGVSISSFEDETRSAYAVCTFQVLEAERNSEKFEFNFSSKEFKEIIKDEALRKVFDEIKSSFPFTFLGKSRIQNEINRLDEFFWLKDPEGRYILVNLLFAQFLGLKPGQLEGKYEKDFVPRHFSEMLLSVDKYIKETANTVIRNGFPLYQLNGEAARIIELPLCDLDNKVIATLCVSQKNFSAGVLKDNNSELLENALRCLPKMVIIADKDGIVKSKSGELLDLKTPGLDPGMPLVQYMPAGLGPEAERFLKGGGPDKLELKKEITTGTKVIPFVFNFRKIYNYRGKPEGFLLFIEEDKSLSANSNTIGNKEKMYEILMQTSPEPMFVYDIENLRFLDVNQAALQVYGYSRHEFLQMDLTDLYAPEDIQTLLDTSSSRNKEGVFTGPWRHRKKDGSSLLVEISRTTFDYQGKKAHFNIVRDVTQKAELEKNSQFFNAAFNTISDLIFITDPEGFITKVNDSVTSVLGYSRAELDMRPFLTLASDRYRAEINTSIFYSKSQKPVNLDAELKKSDGSLLDVSLSAIPVFDYNEQVSSFSVVVRAKKSAGNSREAEVSYTGNKKQTEDALAKKPHSSIDPGFLSSMFHEILTPMNVILGFIQELTENIESPTQEQKESIDIINQNRTLLMQTMDSVLEYSHIEQNRVDIIPQRVFFTEIVDELQKDLSRVMSENKIMFNYGKISTSLNFETDRHRMESFLAMFMKMAMRITKEGSVFISAYQYDDRCCLISLKDRRGSISPYLLENIAELFTAEEQNIKKDFGVSKLTIRLARRLLELLLGKVEVVKRSGEPSEFGFLFPLVYKKPDEKGDEPQAFQSAHTEESSRQDEAQRRDYAPQASSVNEEDMDIIEEGEITGGLEEALNQDEPVKVFDPDIKDGFAGSVTLPRAKAEEKPHTKIDLAGLQCLYVEDQVDSQILFRVQMKDLKHVDAVASFEAALPLLEENKYDFIVMDINLQGEYNGLDALRIIRRLPGYRNVPVIAVTAYILAGDKEKFIAAGFNGFISKPVMRDKVMETLEKII; encoded by the coding sequence ATGACATTAAAAACAGACATATTAAGAATTTTAAACGGACTGAAGGTTCCTTCTTTTATCGTGGATAAAGACGGAAGAATTCTTCACTCGAATTCTGAAGGCGAATTCATCAGGCAGGAATACCAGAGCCTGCAGAATATTTCAGAACTTTTTAACGCTGAGAGCTCCGCGATAATTAAGCAAAAGATCTCGGAGAGCATAGAATCCTTAAAGACTATTACAACAGGGGGGCTGGTTCTTTCTCTTGGCATAAGAGGAAGAAATGAAGCCGGAGTCTCCATTTCTTCATTTGAGGATGAAACCCGCAGCGCTTATGCCGTATGCACTTTCCAAGTACTGGAAGCTGAAAGAAATTCTGAAAAATTTGAATTTAATTTCTCCTCAAAGGAATTTAAGGAGATAATTAAAGATGAAGCCCTTAGAAAAGTTTTTGATGAAATTAAATCTTCTTTTCCTTTTACTTTTCTGGGCAAAAGCAGAATTCAAAATGAAATTAACAGGCTGGATGAGTTTTTCTGGCTGAAGGACCCGGAAGGCAGATATATACTTGTCAACCTTCTCTTTGCGCAGTTCCTGGGCCTTAAGCCCGGGCAGCTAGAAGGAAAGTACGAAAAAGATTTTGTGCCCAGGCACTTCAGCGAAATGCTTCTTTCGGTAGATAAGTATATAAAGGAAACTGCCAATACTGTAATAAGAAACGGATTTCCTCTTTACCAGTTAAATGGCGAGGCCGCACGAATAATTGAGCTTCCATTGTGCGACCTGGATAACAAGGTTATTGCTACCTTGTGCGTTTCACAGAAAAATTTTTCCGCAGGCGTGCTGAAAGATAATAATTCTGAGCTTCTTGAAAATGCGCTCAGGTGCCTGCCGAAAATGGTAATAATTGCGGACAAAGACGGAATAGTTAAAAGTAAAAGCGGAGAGCTCTTAGACTTAAAAACCCCGGGGCTCGATCCCGGAATGCCCCTCGTACAGTATATGCCGGCAGGCCTGGGTCCTGAGGCTGAGAGGTTTCTTAAAGGCGGGGGCCCGGATAAGCTGGAACTGAAGAAGGAAATTACAACCGGCACAAAAGTAATTCCTTTTGTTTTTAACTTTAGAAAAATTTATAATTACAGGGGTAAACCGGAAGGGTTTTTGCTTTTTATTGAAGAGGACAAGAGTCTATCAGCTAACAGTAATACAATAGGGAATAAGGAAAAGATGTACGAAATCTTAATGCAAACAAGTCCTGAACCAATGTTCGTTTATGACATCGAAAACCTGCGTTTTTTAGATGTGAATCAGGCTGCACTGCAGGTATACGGTTATTCCAGACATGAATTCCTGCAGATGGATCTGACGGATTTGTATGCCCCGGAAGACATTCAGACACTTTTGGATACTTCCAGTTCCCGCAATAAAGAGGGTGTTTTTACCGGCCCCTGGAGGCACAGAAAAAAAGACGGATCTTCTCTCCTGGTTGAAATCAGCAGAACCACATTCGATTACCAGGGGAAAAAAGCACACTTCAATATCGTAAGGGATGTAACGCAGAAAGCAGAGCTTGAGAAAAATTCCCAGTTCTTTAATGCTGCATTTAATACCATAAGCGACCTTATATTTATTACCGACCCGGAAGGCTTTATAACCAAAGTTAATGATTCTGTTACCAGCGTTCTGGGATACTCCAGGGCCGAACTGGATATGCGCCCATTCCTTACGCTGGCCTCTGACAGATACAGGGCTGAGATAAATACTTCAATTTTCTATTCAAAGTCACAAAAGCCGGTTAACCTGGATGCTGAACTAAAAAAGTCCGACGGCTCGCTTCTGGATGTAAGCCTTTCTGCAATTCCTGTATTTGACTACAATGAGCAGGTGAGCTCATTTAGCGTTGTTGTAAGAGCAAAAAAATCTGCCGGAAACAGCAGGGAAGCCGAAGTCTCCTATACGGGAAATAAAAAGCAGACGGAGGATGCTTTAGCTAAAAAGCCCCATAGCAGCATCGATCCAGGATTTTTGTCGAGCATGTTCCATGAGATCCTGACGCCGATGAACGTGATACTTGGCTTTATTCAGGAGCTTACTGAAAACATTGAGTCGCCGACACAGGAACAGAAGGAGTCGATAGATATTATTAACCAGAACAGAACGCTTCTTATGCAGACCATGGATTCCGTTCTGGAGTATTCGCATATTGAACAGAACAGGGTAGATATCATTCCGCAGAGGGTATTCTTTACCGAGATCGTGGACGAGCTACAGAAAGACTTGAGCCGGGTTATGTCAGAAAACAAAATCATGTTCAACTACGGGAAAATCTCTACTTCCCTGAACTTTGAGACCGACAGGCACCGCATGGAATCTTTCCTGGCAATGTTTATGAAAATGGCCATGCGTATTACAAAGGAAGGGAGTGTTTTTATTTCGGCCTACCAGTACGACGACCGCTGTTGCCTCATAAGCTTAAAAGACAGAAGAGGATCCATTTCTCCGTATCTTCTTGAAAACATAGCTGAGCTCTTTACGGCTGAGGAACAAAATATAAAGAAGGATTTCGGAGTCTCCAAACTTACCATACGCCTGGCGCGCCGCCTGCTTGAACTGCTTTTGGGAAAAGTTGAAGTAGTAAAAAGGTCCGGCGAGCCTTCGGAATTCGGGTTCCTGTTCCCGCTTGTTTATAAAAAGCCGGATGAGAAGGGGGATGAGCCGCAGGCCTTTCAAAGTGCACATACAGAGGAGAGTTCCAGGCAGGATGAGGCTCAAAGAAGAGATTATGCCCCACAGGCTTCTTCGGTTAACGAAGAGGATATGGATATAATTGAAGAGGGTGAGATTACAGGCGGCCTTGAAGAGGCTCTTAACCAGGATGAACCGGTTAAGGTATTTGACCCCGATATAAAGGATGGCTTTGCAGGCTCTGTTACTTTGCCCAGGGCAAAAGCAGAAGAAAAGCCGCATACAAAGATTGACCTTGCAGGCCTGCAGTGCCTCTATGTCGAGGATCAGGTCGATTCACAGATACTCTTCAGGGTGCAGATGAAAGACCTTAAACACGTGGATGCAGTGGCCAGCTTTGAGGCTGCCCTGCCATTGCTTGAAGAGAATAAATACGATTTTATTGTTATGGATATCAACCTTCAGGGGGAATATAACGGCCTGGATGCCTTGAGGATAATCCGCCGCCTGCCCGGATACCGTAACGTCCCGGTTATTGCCGTTACGGCATATATTCTTGCCGGCGACAAGGAGAAGTTTATTGCGGCCGGGTTTAACGGCTTTATCTCCAAACCGGTCATGCGCGACAAGGTTATGGAGACGCTGGAGAAGATCATCTGA
- a CDS encoding fibronectin type III domain-containing protein, producing MKNIYLHITGIIFLAFMLGGCADSTNSPDKLAPILEVYKPGVNDTVTVGKQAISYAASDDQRIAYFELYVNGKFVSHVDPNSDGTNPVIYWNVDSTLTNTKVSYYIVAYDDGGNSTKSKEITGVFISESHEPPSAPSNLSLRKFENSNTVFNLAWTDNSNNEDGFELWRKDGQDGQFHIVYTAIPRNNTTANDQVPSESVTYYYKVRAYRDTIKSEFSNIIGTTGSNSLIPHPVNLTASASKTGVKIDWVFPAAAESILGFEIERKGWGDYSQLAILLPSISHYEDTKQMNAYQIYTYRIRAFTGEGKSDWSDEISVTIPKE from the coding sequence ATGAAAAATATTTATTTACATATTACAGGTATAATCTTCCTGGCTTTTATGCTTGGAGGCTGCGCCGATTCGACGAATTCACCCGATAAACTGGCTCCGATTCTGGAAGTCTACAAGCCGGGCGTTAACGACACAGTGACAGTCGGTAAACAGGCCATAAGCTATGCCGCTTCAGATGACCAGAGGATAGCTTACTTTGAGCTTTACGTAAACGGGAAATTTGTCAGCCACGTCGATCCTAACTCCGACGGGACAAATCCTGTAATCTACTGGAATGTGGATTCGACACTTACAAACACAAAAGTAAGCTACTATATAGTAGCCTACGATGACGGCGGAAACTCGACAAAAAGCAAGGAGATAACAGGCGTGTTCATCTCCGAGAGCCATGAGCCTCCAAGTGCACCGTCGAACCTTTCATTAAGAAAGTTTGAAAACAGTAATACTGTTTTTAATCTTGCATGGACTGATAATTCGAATAATGAGGACGGTTTTGAATTATGGCGGAAAGACGGACAGGACGGGCAGTTCCATATAGTATATACGGCTATTCCGCGCAATAATACTACAGCCAACGACCAGGTGCCTTCTGAAAGCGTGACTTATTATTACAAAGTCAGGGCTTACAGAGACACGATCAAATCCGAGTTCAGCAATATTATCGGTACAACAGGCTCAAACAGCCTGATCCCGCACCCGGTAAACCTTACTGCTTCGGCTTCGAAAACCGGAGTAAAAATCGACTGGGTCTTTCCTGCTGCTGCTGAAAGCATTCTGGGATTTGAAATTGAACGCAAGGGCTGGGGCGATTATTCCCAGCTTGCCATCCTGCTTCCCAGCATCAGTCATTACGAGGACACAAAACAGATGAATGCATATCAGATTTATACCTACAGGATCAGGGCTTTTACAGGAGAGGGAAAATCTGACTGGTCAGATGAGATATCTGTTACAATACCAAAGGAATAA
- a CDS encoding glycosyltransferase yields MRKNKEILRGKIILDNFEKPRQDSGTGNKLMATIVSTGIVSFLLIVTIIITLPITGLSYSNLFVFSSIVSLVIFLFVLLFRYFSTLIMAYLYITKYTVENKSDFFPFVSIIVPVYNEGKVLENSVKSLLELDYPNYEIIIVNDGSTDNTKEVAEELVGVHKGRVESVRVSVINKPNGGKSKALNAGIQYSKADFVLCMDGDSQLSTNTLKYGIKHFTDPSIGAVAGNVKVLNRKKILTDLQALEYVEGLNMPRSAQSLIKLVNIIPGPVGIFRKKAIQDAGWYSSDTFAEDADLTLNIMAAGWKIYYEQNAVSYTEAPETLNQLLKQRYRWTRGILQSILKHKRHLFNPTLNFGNSLVLWSMFYEALIWPVMNIFANLFFIVVALVYGMSNLLAFWWAGIALLDLMTALYCVAVEKEDIRLVPYAFVYRLIFILMIDITKAMATVEEFLGIEMNWGKLERIGNG; encoded by the coding sequence ATGAGAAAAAACAAAGAAATACTGCGCGGAAAAATTATCCTGGATAATTTTGAAAAACCGCGTCAAGACAGCGGCACGGGTAATAAGCTGATGGCTACAATAGTTTCCACGGGAATTGTATCCTTTTTACTGATTGTAACCATAATAATTACTCTGCCGATAACCGGCCTTTCATACAGCAACCTGTTTGTGTTTTCTTCCATCGTTTCACTGGTGATTTTCCTCTTTGTCCTCTTGTTTAGGTATTTTTCAACCCTGATAATGGCATACCTCTATATCACCAAATACACCGTGGAGAATAAAAGCGACTTCTTTCCTTTTGTTTCCATTATTGTTCCTGTCTACAACGAGGGGAAGGTGCTTGAAAATTCAGTTAAATCGCTCCTGGAGCTGGATTATCCGAACTATGAAATTATAATTGTAAACGACGGCTCGACAGACAATACAAAGGAAGTTGCTGAGGAACTGGTTGGAGTTCATAAAGGCAGGGTTGAAAGTGTCAGGGTGTCTGTCATAAATAAACCCAACGGGGGTAAATCAAAGGCTTTGAATGCAGGAATACAGTATTCAAAGGCTGACTTTGTGCTTTGCATGGACGGGGATTCGCAGCTTTCAACAAATACTCTGAAGTACGGCATAAAACACTTCACGGATCCTTCAATCGGCGCCGTAGCAGGAAACGTTAAAGTCCTGAACAGAAAGAAGATCTTAACGGACCTTCAGGCACTGGAATACGTTGAAGGCCTCAATATGCCCAGAAGTGCTCAGAGCCTGATAAAGCTTGTAAACATAATACCGGGTCCCGTGGGCATTTTCAGGAAGAAAGCCATACAGGACGCGGGATGGTACTCAAGCGATACGTTTGCCGAAGATGCGGATCTGACGCTGAATATAATGGCTGCCGGATGGAAGATCTATTATGAGCAGAATGCCGTCTCCTATACAGAAGCTCCTGAAACCTTAAATCAGCTTCTGAAACAGAGATACAGATGGACAAGAGGCATTCTTCAGTCGATACTGAAACATAAAAGGCACCTGTTTAATCCGACGCTTAATTTCGGCAATTCACTGGTCTTGTGGTCCATGTTCTACGAGGCCCTGATATGGCCGGTTATGAATATATTTGCAAACCTGTTCTTTATTGTGGTTGCACTCGTTTACGGAATGAGTAACCTTCTGGCATTCTGGTGGGCCGGCATTGCACTGCTGGACCTTATGACAGCGCTTTACTGCGTGGCAGTTGAAAAGGAGGACATCCGTCTGGTCCCTTATGCTTTTGTCTACAGGCTGATTTTTATTCTGATGATCGATATTACGAAAGCTATGGCTACAGTTGAAGAGTTTTTGGGCATTGAGATGAATTGGGGAAAACTGGAAAGAATAGGAAATGGATAA
- a CDS encoding carboxymuconolactone decarboxylase family protein, which yields MAGIPKRYQKFTEDYPQVAEAYEKLGEAVHQAGPLDEKTRALIKLSISLGAGMEGAVHSHTRKALKAGATCEEIRHAVMLALPTLGLPSTMAGMSWVDEVLESKDKPEAAKVQP from the coding sequence GTGGCAGGAATACCAAAAAGATACCAGAAGTTTACGGAGGATTACCCCCAGGTTGCCGAAGCATACGAAAAGCTGGGAGAGGCTGTCCACCAGGCAGGCCCGCTTGACGAAAAGACACGGGCGCTCATTAAGCTTTCTATTTCCCTGGGTGCTGGTATGGAAGGGGCGGTTCACTCACATACCAGGAAAGCCCTTAAAGCCGGGGCTACTTGTGAAGAAATCAGGCATGCTGTAATGCTGGCACTGCCAACTTTGGGACTCCCTTCCACAATGGCCGGTATGAGCTGGGTGGATGAGGTGCTGGAATCAAAGGATAAACCTGAGGCCGCAAAGGTACAGCCCTAA
- a CDS encoding chromate transporter, giving the protein MLNNLLELFISFLKVGGFSFGGAYSLIPLIEAEVVQKHQWLSHNEFIKVLGMVEVVPGAISVKYATYTGYKVAGVWGIVAANLGNMFMPVALISLAAYFYALFEKNKYVFKSFEGVKFAVIGMIMAIMVRYIFSSFTNWKGVLFIMLGFALTYWLKLHPIVIVIGAALAALLVL; this is encoded by the coding sequence ATGCTTAATAATTTACTCGAGCTTTTTATATCTTTTCTGAAGGTGGGCGGTTTTTCCTTCGGGGGCGCTTATTCACTTATCCCCCTCATTGAGGCCGAAGTTGTTCAGAAACACCAGTGGCTCAGCCATAACGAGTTCATTAAGGTCCTCGGCATGGTGGAAGTGGTTCCGGGAGCTATCTCTGTTAAATACGCAACCTATACGGGCTACAAAGTTGCGGGTGTCTGGGGAATAGTTGCAGCCAACCTGGGGAATATGTTCATGCCGGTTGCCCTTATCAGCCTGGCGGCTTATTTCTACGCCCTCTTTGAAAAAAATAAGTACGTGTTTAAGAGCTTTGAAGGTGTAAAGTTTGCCGTCATCGGAATGATTATGGCAATCATGGTCCGTTATATCTTTTCCAGCTTTACAAACTGGAAGGGAGTTCTTTTCATCATGCTCGGATTTGCCCTTACCTACTGGCTGAAACTGCATCCTATTGTAATTGTGATCGGTGCGGCTTTAGCTGCTTTGCTGGTTCTTTAA
- the moaA gene encoding GTP 3',8-cyclase MoaA: MSLVLKDRYGRIHDYLRISLTDRCNFNCIYCTPQMEEAKKLDKKEILAFDELLRLVRIFTTEFGIRKIRFTGGEPMVRKDIIKFFEALSPIQKQTGFEFAITTNGALLHGNLPALKKAGLNRVNVSLDSLRPEVFRYITGSDKLDQVIRNILSLEEEGFKNTKINTVVIRNLNDTEAADFIDFFKRREITVRFIEFMPFQNNGWKKESFVSAEEIKNSIERRFHLDKTEDRHQIAELYQVRGFKAKAGFIRPISRHFCSECNRLRLKANGKMKLCLFDPAQNEIDLKELLRKGSSDGEIIKLVSESLSNKAKEHPGIYSLALGNKNSMKNIGG, from the coding sequence ATGTCACTGGTGCTTAAAGACAGATACGGCAGGATTCATGATTATTTAAGAATTTCTCTTACCGACAGGTGTAATTTTAACTGCATCTACTGCACCCCTCAGATGGAAGAGGCAAAAAAACTGGATAAAAAAGAGATCCTGGCCTTCGATGAGCTTTTAAGACTAGTCAGAATATTTACTACGGAATTTGGAATAAGGAAGATCCGCTTTACGGGCGGTGAACCGATGGTAAGAAAGGATATTATAAAATTTTTCGAAGCGCTCTCCCCCATTCAAAAACAGACCGGGTTCGAATTTGCAATTACAACTAACGGGGCACTCCTTCATGGCAACCTCCCTGCATTGAAAAAAGCAGGACTTAACAGGGTTAACGTAAGCCTCGACTCACTCCGCCCTGAAGTTTTTCGTTATATTACGGGTTCGGACAAGCTTGACCAGGTGATCAGAAATATACTCTCCCTTGAAGAAGAAGGCTTTAAGAACACTAAGATCAATACCGTAGTAATAAGAAACCTCAACGATACCGAGGCCGCAGATTTTATAGATTTTTTCAAACGCCGCGAGATAACTGTAAGATTTATTGAGTTCATGCCTTTCCAAAATAACGGCTGGAAGAAGGAATCATTTGTAAGCGCTGAAGAGATAAAAAACAGTATAGAGAGGCGCTTCCACCTGGATAAAACTGAGGACAGGCATCAGATAGCCGAGCTCTACCAGGTAAGAGGCTTTAAGGCAAAGGCAGGCTTCATAAGGCCCATTTCACGGCATTTCTGCTCTGAGTGCAACAGGCTCAGGCTGAAGGCAAACGGAAAGATGAAGCTGTGCCTGTTTGATCCCGCGCAAAATGAAATTGACCTGAAAGAACTCCTGCGTAAGGGCAGCAGTGATGGTGAAATTATTAAATTAGTTTCAGAATCCCTGAGCAATAAAGCAAAAGAGCACCCCGGCATTTACTCCCTCGCTCTGGGAAATAAAAATTCGATGAAGAATATCGGAGGCTAG
- the moaC gene encoding cyclic pyranopterin monophosphate synthase MoaC, with protein MGNFSHLDESGRAKMVDVTEKPDTERTALASAEVLLTDGIFEKIKNNEIGKGDVLTVAKIAGIQAAKKTYELIPLCHNIFISNVTLSLELNEAKKSVSITAETKTVSKTGVEMEALTAVSVAALTVFDMCKAISKSMVITDIKVLSKSGGKSGNYTHGK; from the coding sequence ATGGGTAACTTTTCACACCTTGACGAATCGGGCAGGGCTAAGATGGTAGACGTTACAGAAAAGCCCGATACTGAGCGCACGGCACTGGCCTCGGCAGAAGTGCTTTTGACAGACGGGATATTTGAGAAAATAAAGAACAATGAAATTGGAAAAGGAGACGTACTTACTGTAGCCAAAATTGCCGGAATTCAGGCCGCAAAAAAAACTTACGAGCTTATCCCCTTATGCCACAATATATTCATTTCAAATGTTACACTCTCTCTGGAATTAAACGAGGCAAAGAAATCTGTAAGTATTACTGCAGAAACAAAAACCGTCTCCAAAACAGGCGTTGAAATGGAGGCCCTCACGGCAGTCAGCGTTGCGGCACTTACGGTTTTTGACATGTGCAAGGCAATAAGCAAATCTATGGTAATAACAGACATCAAGGTACTCTCCAAAAGCGGGGGCAAAAGCGGGAACTATACGCATGGAAAATGA
- a CDS encoding MOSC domain-containing protein translates to MENEKGRISAISISTKKGIPKTNVPSARLIENFGLEGDAHAGNWHRQVSLLALESIEKMRAKGLPSLRAGAFAENLTTEFLNLPEIGIGTRIRLGREAEIEVTQIGKECHTHCAIYQKTGDCIMPREGIFARVIKPGEIFIGDDILVFAEMEKESLK, encoded by the coding sequence ATGGAAAATGAAAAAGGCAGAATAAGCGCAATTTCCATCAGCACAAAAAAAGGAATTCCAAAGACGAATGTCCCTTCAGCCAGGCTTATTGAAAACTTCGGCCTTGAAGGGGATGCCCATGCCGGTAACTGGCACAGGCAGGTAAGCCTCCTTGCCCTTGAAAGCATTGAAAAAATGAGGGCTAAAGGACTCCCCAGTCTCCGCGCCGGCGCATTTGCTGAAAACCTGACTACAGAGTTCTTGAACCTCCCTGAAATAGGGATAGGGACCAGGATCAGGCTGGGGCGTGAGGCTGAAATTGAGGTTACACAGATTGGAAAAGAATGCCACACGCACTGCGCCATTTATCAAAAAACTGGCGACTGCATAATGCCCAGAGAAGGTATTTTTGCCAGGGTAATTAAGCCGGGTGAAATTTTTATAGGTGATGATATTCTGGTCTTTGCTGAAATGGAAAAAGAGAGCCTGAAATAA
- a CDS encoding molybdenum cofactor guanylyltransferase translates to MYNDITAAILSGGKSTRMGENKSLMKIGDRTVIERVKDLLDSLFSKVILITNEPEEYGFLKLQTFRDIYPGRGPLSGIHSALKNSGTDKCFIIASDIPLMKREMIEYLVNYRTGKMITIARAGGFIQQLCGLYHKSCIPEAEKILLRKDLNEERFPEQKKRRCSVLELADSLGAEVIDASGLPFSTDDMYYNMNRREEFEYVKSKLTGDAGVS, encoded by the coding sequence ATGTATAATGATATAACTGCCGCAATTTTGTCCGGCGGAAAAAGTACCCGCATGGGGGAAAATAAATCTCTCATGAAGATTGGGGATAGGACCGTAATTGAAAGGGTTAAGGATCTGCTGGATTCTTTATTCAGCAAAGTAATACTCATTACCAATGAGCCTGAAGAGTACGGCTTTCTAAAGCTTCAGACATTCAGGGATATTTATCCCGGCAGGGGTCCTCTCTCCGGCATACATTCAGCCCTGAAAAATTCCGGAACAGACAAGTGTTTTATAATAGCCTCAGATATTCCGCTGATGAAAAGGGAAATGATTGAATATCTGGTTAACTACAGGACAGGTAAGATGATTACCATTGCCCGCGCGGGCGGCTTTATTCAGCAGCTCTGCGGCCTTTACCATAAAAGCTGCATACCTGAGGCTGAAAAGATTTTATTAAGGAAAGACCTTAATGAAGAAAGGTTCCCTGAACAGAAAAAAAGAAGGTGCAGCGTTCTTGAGCTTGCAGACAGCCTGGGCGCTGAAGTAATAGATGCCTCGGGCCTGCCTTTTTCTACAGATGATATGTACTACAACATGAACCGCAGGGAAGAGTTTGAATACGTGAAGTCAAAACTGACAGGTGATGCTGGCGTGAGTTAG